A single genomic interval of Stieleria maiorica harbors:
- a CDS encoding efflux RND transporter permease subunit has product MPNPQQEQGPMERPLLERRTPLGVSVALVVLFGFFFLVPFAFRSARLSLNKKENDIKDWLPADFVETAELEWFADHFAGESFVIATWPGCTEDDQRLKLLESKLRHESSESDPAEGIADPKLAQDYRSAKEYGVRLGLLPASRKLNNWGGKNEKWLTTADGKWYYITPNGHLHRWEGRSNGPAGLIRGIKRSMGTHELEGTFVAAFGPEDGERANPFHNDPSLLCAPMFRSVETGVSLVKELSKEGGLLWPVDFTDQSRRPIVARRRAMERLTGSLFAPAVPNEFAWTAAAFRDEVPSDQRDDIPENFEGIVEKTLAEFADENLDGERERLATSETETQTDAWYAVFDAAGLKPPPRQTCLLITLTDIAQDNLSHALGRGVLGAPRGRLLELAHDSGIQPAAPPSMAPPPFNRTEVESLAGAPPLRLGGPPVDNIAIDEEGTVTLVRLVGYSILVGALLSYLCFSSFKITLMVFIVGGSAAMLSMAVVGWTNGQVDAILMSMPSLVYVLGLSGAIHVINYYRDEVRKSGRRGAAGRALRHAMFPCSLAALTTAIGLGSLYTSNLTPISNFGLYSAIGVIATLAILFTYLPAALQTFITESHSEPETPSLERREDNDEPKESWLSDRWADAGAWICRRHLLVTAGCLILLVAAAMGLPKIKTSVQLLKLFDENARIIRDYAWLESNFGKLVPMELVLRVPPSMQLETIAEAAAATESNGLADVASADGSDPETTSADSALPLNVLERVEAVARVSSVVHRTLGEPGLDIVGSTTAVNTFLKPLPGVTNSWNPVRSQYITELNQGRAELLANDYVRLEKAGPYAGSELWRISLRVGALADVDYGQFIKTLRVSVEPVLRAYDTREELLDKIAAADASGGKQPVIVMLGAPRPSPLAETELVDLSDDPDLASEDRIRTRSIYLSVLEELLRGERLREPIWVDHLSTEKPIDIGGERWNKVIDIADVVVWVGEDPAPRAALADAKTLIDAQGIFAKSISHELIDDTIPEVAGSGAMQVVYTGVVPVVYKAQRTLLGSLVESIALAFVLISVVMVVLLNPARTPLRMLGPVSFGSGLGAGVVSMIPNMFPVLLVFGLMGHFGRLVDIGTMMTASVAMGVAVDDTIHFLSWFRSYLDRGFDRIKAVEMTYRRVGPAMTQTTIVGGLGLFVFALSTFTPTQRFGTLMLVLLVAALVGDLILLPALLAGPFGKLFRPRVGSKGASGVSDDELALLQPDGDGPDGGASQPVEDEPAAATLAIDKESLPSLKLHSPSRRTDRPHRMKGR; this is encoded by the coding sequence ATGCCAAACCCCCAGCAAGAACAGGGCCCGATGGAGCGGCCATTGCTGGAGCGTCGGACTCCGCTGGGAGTTTCCGTCGCGCTGGTCGTGCTGTTCGGCTTCTTCTTTTTGGTGCCGTTCGCGTTTCGCTCCGCGCGATTGAGCCTGAACAAGAAAGAAAACGACATCAAGGATTGGCTGCCCGCGGATTTCGTCGAGACGGCCGAACTGGAGTGGTTCGCGGACCATTTTGCCGGCGAAAGTTTTGTCATCGCGACCTGGCCGGGGTGCACCGAAGACGACCAACGGCTGAAACTGCTGGAATCCAAGCTGCGGCACGAATCGAGCGAGTCGGACCCGGCCGAAGGGATCGCCGATCCCAAGCTCGCCCAGGACTATCGGTCGGCCAAGGAATACGGCGTTCGACTGGGGTTACTGCCCGCATCGCGCAAGCTGAATAACTGGGGCGGCAAGAACGAGAAATGGCTGACGACCGCCGACGGCAAGTGGTACTACATCACGCCCAACGGTCATCTGCATCGTTGGGAAGGTCGTTCCAATGGCCCGGCCGGACTGATTCGTGGCATTAAGCGTTCAATGGGGACGCACGAATTGGAGGGCACCTTCGTGGCCGCGTTTGGCCCCGAAGACGGCGAGCGAGCCAACCCCTTCCACAACGATCCTTCCTTGCTGTGCGCCCCCATGTTCCGGTCAGTGGAAACCGGCGTGTCGCTGGTCAAGGAGTTGTCCAAAGAGGGCGGACTGCTCTGGCCGGTCGACTTTACCGATCAATCACGGCGCCCGATCGTGGCCCGTCGCCGGGCGATGGAGCGGTTGACCGGTTCGCTGTTCGCCCCGGCGGTTCCTAATGAATTTGCCTGGACCGCGGCGGCGTTTCGCGACGAGGTGCCGAGCGACCAACGCGACGACATTCCCGAGAATTTCGAGGGAATCGTCGAAAAAACGCTCGCCGAATTTGCCGACGAAAACCTGGATGGCGAGCGGGAACGGCTGGCGACCAGCGAGACCGAAACGCAAACCGATGCTTGGTACGCGGTGTTTGATGCAGCTGGATTGAAGCCGCCGCCACGTCAGACCTGCTTGCTGATCACGCTGACCGACATCGCTCAAGACAACCTGTCACACGCCCTCGGCCGCGGCGTCTTGGGGGCCCCGCGCGGCCGCTTGCTGGAATTGGCGCACGACTCGGGAATCCAACCCGCCGCGCCCCCATCGATGGCCCCGCCGCCCTTCAATCGAACCGAAGTCGAATCGCTGGCCGGTGCCCCACCACTGCGTTTGGGCGGCCCACCGGTCGACAACATCGCGATCGATGAAGAAGGCACGGTGACGCTGGTCCGGTTGGTCGGCTACAGCATCTTGGTCGGCGCGCTGCTTTCCTACCTGTGTTTCAGCAGCTTCAAGATCACGTTGATGGTGTTCATCGTCGGCGGTTCGGCGGCGATGCTGTCCATGGCGGTCGTCGGATGGACGAACGGCCAAGTCGATGCGATTTTGATGAGCATGCCGTCGCTGGTCTATGTGCTGGGACTCTCCGGTGCGATCCACGTGATCAATTACTACCGCGACGAAGTCCGCAAATCGGGGCGACGTGGTGCAGCCGGTCGCGCCCTCCGGCATGCGATGTTCCCCTGCTCGCTGGCCGCATTGACCACGGCGATCGGGCTCGGGTCGTTGTACACCAGTAATCTGACGCCGATCAGCAACTTTGGACTGTATTCGGCCATCGGCGTGATCGCCACGTTGGCAATCCTGTTTACCTACCTGCCGGCGGCGCTGCAGACCTTCATTACCGAATCACATTCCGAACCGGAAACGCCGTCGCTGGAGCGGCGCGAGGACAACGACGAACCCAAAGAATCGTGGTTGTCGGACCGTTGGGCGGACGCGGGCGCCTGGATTTGCAGACGCCATCTGCTGGTGACCGCCGGCTGCCTGATCCTGTTGGTCGCCGCCGCGATGGGGCTGCCCAAGATCAAGACGTCCGTCCAGTTGCTGAAACTGTTCGACGAAAATGCACGGATCATCCGCGACTACGCTTGGCTGGAAAGCAATTTCGGCAAACTGGTGCCGATGGAATTGGTGCTGCGTGTGCCGCCGTCGATGCAGCTTGAAACCATCGCCGAAGCGGCCGCGGCGACCGAGTCAAACGGCTTGGCCGACGTGGCATCAGCCGACGGCTCTGACCCTGAAACGACCTCGGCCGATTCCGCGTTGCCACTGAATGTGTTGGAGCGGGTCGAAGCCGTCGCGCGGGTCAGCTCGGTCGTGCACCGAACACTCGGCGAACCAGGGTTGGACATCGTCGGATCGACGACCGCCGTCAACACATTTTTGAAACCCCTGCCCGGCGTGACCAACAGCTGGAATCCGGTTCGATCCCAGTACATCACCGAATTGAACCAGGGCCGTGCTGAATTGCTCGCCAACGACTATGTCCGCTTGGAAAAAGCTGGTCCCTACGCGGGCAGCGAACTGTGGCGGATCAGTTTGCGGGTCGGGGCGCTGGCAGACGTCGATTACGGGCAATTCATCAAGACGCTGCGTGTTTCCGTCGAACCGGTGCTGCGTGCCTATGACACTCGCGAAGAGCTGCTTGACAAGATCGCGGCGGCCGATGCGAGCGGCGGGAAACAGCCCGTCATCGTGATGCTGGGCGCCCCGCGGCCGAGTCCGCTGGCGGAAACCGAACTGGTGGACTTGAGCGACGATCCAGATCTGGCCAGTGAAGATCGGATCCGAACGCGTTCAATCTATCTGTCGGTGTTGGAAGAACTACTCCGCGGCGAGCGATTGCGCGAACCGATTTGGGTCGACCACCTCTCGACGGAAAAACCGATCGATATCGGCGGCGAGCGTTGGAACAAGGTGATCGACATCGCGGATGTCGTCGTCTGGGTGGGCGAAGATCCGGCCCCGCGGGCCGCCTTGGCCGACGCCAAAACCTTGATCGACGCGCAAGGGATTTTCGCCAAATCGATCAGCCATGAATTGATCGACGATACGATTCCCGAAGTGGCCGGCTCGGGCGCGATGCAGGTCGTTTACACGGGAGTGGTCCCGGTGGTCTACAAAGCCCAGCGGACGTTGTTGGGCAGCCTGGTCGAATCGATCGCATTGGCGTTTGTTTTGATCTCCGTCGTGATGGTGGTCTTGCTCAATCCGGCTCGCACGCCGCTGCGAATGCTGGGACCGGTCAGTTTCGGTTCGGGGCTCGGTGCAGGCGTCGTCTCGATGATCCCCAACATGTTCCCCGTCTTGCTGGTGTTCGGGTTGATGGGGCACTTTGGTCGGCTGGTCGATATCGGAACCATGATGACGGCATCGGTCGCGATGGGCGTGGCGGTCGACGACACCATTCACTTCCTCAGCTGGTTCCGTTCCTACTTGGATCGCGGCTTCGATCGCATCAAGGCGGTGGAAATGACGTACCGTCGTGTCGGGCCGGCGATGACGCAAACGACCATCGTCGGCGGGCTCGGCCTGTTCGTGTTCGCCCTCTCGACGTTCACGCCGACACAGCGATTCGGAACGTTGATGCTGGTGTTGCTGGTCGCAGCCCTGGTCGGAGACCTGATCTTGCTGCCCGCATTGCTGGCCGGTCCTTTTGGAAAACTGTTCCGACCACGCGTCGGATCCAAGGGCGCTTCGGGTGTCAGCGACGATGAATTGGCGCTGCTGCAACCCGACGGCGACGGCCCCGATGGCGGCGCGTCGCAACCCGTCGAAGACGAACCCGCCGCGGCCACGTTGGCGATCGACAAAGAATCGCTGCCGAGTCTGAAGCTGCATTCGCCCTCTCGCCGAACCGATCGGCCGCACCGGATGAAAGGCCGGTAG
- the upp gene encoding uracil phosphoribosyltransferase, whose translation MSLVQRVEHPLIDHHLCRIRDAATPPSEFRAAVNRLSMILGVSATVDLATRPKRITTPICDTTGYELSVHVGIVPILRAGLGMVDPILELLPDASVWHLGLYRNEETAEPVGYYDKLPRENAPNIALVVDPMLATGGSIDLVIRRLQRWGVDEIRVLSLIASQPGIDRVGRDFPDVKLFVAAIDPELNERSFIVPGLGDAGDRIFDTPQGEGP comes from the coding sequence GTGAGTCTAGTCCAGCGTGTAGAACATCCACTAATCGACCATCACCTGTGCCGAATCCGTGACGCGGCGACGCCGCCGAGTGAATTTCGTGCCGCGGTCAACCGTCTGTCGATGATTCTGGGGGTTTCGGCAACGGTCGATCTGGCGACACGTCCGAAGCGGATCACCACACCGATCTGCGACACGACAGGGTACGAGTTGTCGGTTCACGTGGGAATCGTTCCCATCCTGCGCGCCGGCTTGGGCATGGTCGATCCGATTCTGGAGTTATTGCCCGACGCCTCGGTCTGGCACCTCGGGCTGTATCGCAACGAAGAAACGGCCGAACCGGTCGGGTACTACGACAAACTGCCTCGCGAAAACGCCCCCAACATCGCGCTTGTGGTCGATCCGATGTTGGCGACCGGCGGCAGCATCGACTTGGTGATTCGGCGGCTTCAGCGCTGGGGAGTGGACGAAATCCGCGTGCTCAGCCTGATCGCGTCGCAGCCGGGGATCGATCGCGTCGGGCGAGACTTTCCCGACGTCAAACTGTTCGTCGCGGCGATCGATCCGGAATTGAACGAGCGTTCGTTCATCGTCCCCGGACTCGGCGATGCGGGCGATCGAATCTTTGACACCCCGCAAGGGGAGGGCCCGTAG
- a CDS encoding PSD1 and planctomycete cytochrome C domain-containing protein, translated as MKPHCESVLKISLLIAAALTCLSGPMVRAATTKIDFQKQIQPILAKKCYACHGPDEAESGLEFTSRDAALAETESGSFAIVPGEVDASLLIERITTEDEFERMPPEGDPVTEEEAALLREWIAAGAEWENHWAFEPLSDPTPPEVASAEWQANPIDAFIYDSLSNANLKPNGPAGKRELIRRVYYDLTGLPPAKAEVDAFVADDSPQAFKRVTEHLLDSPHYGERWGRHWLDLVRFAETNSFERDGPKANAWKFRDYVIRSFNEDKPYDQFIREQLAGDELDQVTKETLTATGYYRLGIWDDEPADELQARFDGLDDIILTTGQVFLGLTMNCARCHDHKIDPIPQKDYYSMLSFFEDLTPYASRSDLNTFSQIDVSSDELRARYAANDQQRRSIEQQMQEIEQIGIAKMSAPDQRATEGAKRDRNRVLNEKLQANLTDQQWDRYQELKEQLKANAKELKALPERERVMGLATYRKIDEPTYVLYRGSPHSPSDEVSPAFPTLFEDAPPALPDTESTTDRSAGRRRILADWIASEDNRLTARVIVNRIWQFHFGRGIVRSSNNFGQLGTPPTHPELLDFLANRFMQDGWSIKSMHRLILSSRAYQMSSQGNETSLAADPDNELFWRFDPRRLSAEEIRDSMLAANGSLNTAVYGPSVYPTLSPEVLAGQSKPGSGWGKSSQRDQNRRSVYIYVKRSLLTPMLSAFDFPDPDQTCEARFMTLQPAQALSLLNGDFAAQQAAKLADSVEASSDDNREMVRRVIQAVLARDATDAEIADGDALVTRLQTQHELDAARAKTLYCLSVMNWNEFLFVD; from the coding sequence ATGAAGCCCCATTGTGAGTCCGTTTTGAAAATCAGCCTGCTGATCGCCGCCGCGTTGACCTGCCTGTCGGGGCCGATGGTCCGTGCGGCGACCACGAAAATTGACTTTCAAAAACAGATCCAACCGATTCTGGCAAAAAAATGCTACGCCTGCCACGGCCCCGATGAAGCGGAAAGCGGGTTGGAATTCACCAGCCGCGATGCGGCGCTGGCAGAAACCGAATCGGGCAGCTTCGCCATCGTGCCGGGCGAAGTCGATGCGAGCCTGTTGATCGAGCGGATCACGACCGAGGACGAATTCGAGCGGATGCCTCCCGAAGGTGATCCGGTCACCGAAGAAGAAGCCGCATTGCTGCGCGAGTGGATCGCCGCGGGCGCCGAATGGGAAAATCACTGGGCGTTTGAACCGCTTTCCGATCCGACGCCGCCAGAAGTTGCATCGGCCGAGTGGCAAGCCAATCCGATCGATGCATTCATCTACGATTCGCTCTCCAACGCCAACTTGAAGCCCAACGGTCCGGCAGGCAAACGTGAATTGATCCGCCGCGTCTATTATGACCTGACGGGTTTGCCGCCGGCCAAGGCCGAAGTTGACGCTTTCGTCGCCGATGATTCGCCGCAGGCATTCAAACGGGTGACCGAACACCTGCTCGATTCACCGCACTACGGCGAACGCTGGGGACGTCATTGGTTGGACCTGGTTCGCTTTGCCGAGACCAATTCCTTTGAACGCGACGGCCCTAAAGCGAACGCGTGGAAGTTTCGCGATTATGTCATTCGGTCGTTCAACGAAGACAAACCGTACGACCAATTCATCCGCGAGCAGCTTGCCGGTGACGAATTGGATCAGGTGACCAAAGAGACGTTGACGGCCACCGGGTACTATCGACTAGGCATCTGGGATGACGAGCCCGCCGACGAACTTCAGGCGCGTTTCGACGGCCTGGACGACATCATCCTGACCACCGGCCAGGTGTTCTTGGGATTGACGATGAACTGTGCCCGATGCCACGACCACAAGATCGATCCGATCCCGCAGAAAGATTACTACAGCATGCTGTCGTTCTTCGAGGACCTCACGCCCTACGCCAGCCGCAGCGATCTGAACACGTTCAGCCAGATCGACGTCAGCTCGGACGAATTGCGAGCACGCTATGCCGCCAACGACCAGCAACGTCGCTCGATCGAGCAACAGATGCAGGAGATCGAACAAATCGGGATCGCAAAGATGTCCGCCCCCGATCAACGCGCCACCGAAGGAGCCAAACGCGATCGCAACCGTGTCTTGAACGAAAAGCTGCAGGCGAATTTGACCGACCAGCAATGGGACCGATACCAGGAACTGAAAGAGCAACTCAAGGCGAACGCCAAAGAGTTGAAGGCGTTGCCCGAACGCGAACGAGTGATGGGATTGGCGACCTATCGCAAGATCGACGAGCCGACGTATGTGCTTTATCGCGGCAGCCCCCATTCGCCCAGCGATGAGGTTTCGCCCGCGTTCCCGACCCTGTTCGAAGACGCCCCGCCGGCGTTGCCCGACACCGAATCGACGACCGATCGTTCCGCCGGACGCCGACGCATTCTGGCCGATTGGATCGCCAGCGAAGACAACCGTTTGACCGCCCGCGTGATCGTCAATCGGATTTGGCAATTCCATTTCGGGCGCGGCATCGTTCGCAGCAGCAACAACTTCGGACAACTCGGCACCCCGCCGACGCACCCCGAGCTGCTGGACTTCTTGGCCAACCGGTTCATGCAAGACGGCTGGAGCATCAAGAGTATGCACCGGCTGATCCTGTCCAGCCGCGCCTATCAAATGTCCTCGCAAGGCAACGAGACGTCGTTGGCCGCCGATCCCGACAATGAATTGTTTTGGCGGTTCGATCCGCGACGTTTGAGCGCCGAAGAGATTCGTGATTCGATGCTTGCCGCCAACGGCTCGCTGAACACCGCGGTCTATGGGCCGAGCGTTTATCCGACGCTATCACCCGAAGTGCTGGCCGGCCAATCCAAACCCGGCAGCGGTTGGGGCAAATCCAGCCAACGCGACCAGAATCGTCGCAGCGTCTACATCTACGTCAAACGATCTCTGTTGACGCCGATGTTGTCCGCGTTCGATTTCCCCGATCCCGACCAGACGTGTGAAGCGCGATTCATGACGCTGCAACCGGCTCAAGCCCTTTCGCTGCTCAACGGTGACTTTGCGGCCCAGCAGGCCGCCAAGCTGGCCGACAGCGTGGAAGCATCCTCAGACGACAACCGCGAAATGGTCCGCCGTGTGATCCAGGCCGTCCTGGCCCGCGATGCGACCGACGCCGAGATCGCCGACGGTGATGCCTTGGTCACCCGCTTGCAAACACAACACGAATTGGACGCCGCGCGGGCCAAGACGCTGTATTGCCTGAGCGTGATGAACTGGAACGAATTTTTGTTTGTAGACTGA
- a CDS encoding DUF1501 domain-containing protein, with amino-acid sequence MKNQTRNFCGRTRREFLWQTGGGFGAAALSSMLSQDGFLSASDYVSGANPLAARPPHFAPKAKSVIFLFMYGGPSHIDTFDYKPKMTGMDGKTVDVKTFGRGGRKSGGRIVEPRWEFSQYGQCGKYVSTLFPNLANHVDDIAFLHSMTADSPIHGSAMLMMNSGKILSGSPALGSWATYGLGSVNENLPGYVVMLDPKAGPISGAKNWSSGYMPATYAGTVFRTKGAPILNLDRPKGMSQDVQRELIDSIQTANQRHMETRSDNDDLASRIASYELAYKMQSAAPEAVDLSTEDQRTLSMYGIDREETNDFGTRCLIARRLVDRGVRFVQLYSGGAHNDDNWDAHGDLELNHNRHAGRTDLPIAALLTDLKQRGMLDETLVVWGGEFGRQPTAEYAKGSGRDHNSFGFTMWMAGGGIKGGMSFGTTDELGSAAVENPLHVKNMHATVLHLMGLDPNHLSYFYGGLEQKLVGVEPVDPIHEIIA; translated from the coding sequence ATGAAAAATCAAACGCGAAACTTTTGCGGCCGAACGCGTCGTGAGTTCCTCTGGCAAACCGGTGGCGGCTTCGGCGCCGCGGCACTGTCATCGATGCTCTCGCAAGACGGCTTTCTGTCGGCGTCGGATTACGTCAGCGGTGCCAACCCCTTGGCCGCACGACCGCCGCACTTCGCCCCCAAAGCGAAAAGCGTGATCTTCTTGTTCATGTATGGCGGCCCCAGCCACATCGATACCTTCGATTACAAGCCCAAGATGACCGGCATGGACGGCAAGACCGTCGATGTGAAGACGTTCGGCCGCGGCGGGCGCAAAAGCGGCGGTCGGATCGTCGAACCGCGTTGGGAGTTTTCTCAGTACGGGCAATGCGGCAAGTACGTCAGCACGCTGTTCCCCAACTTGGCCAACCACGTCGATGACATCGCATTCTTGCATTCGATGACCGCGGATTCTCCGATCCACGGTTCGGCGATGCTGATGATGAACAGCGGAAAAATCCTCTCCGGCAGCCCCGCACTGGGATCCTGGGCGACCTACGGCCTGGGTTCGGTCAACGAAAACCTGCCCGGTTATGTCGTCATGCTGGACCCCAAGGCTGGCCCGATCAGCGGCGCAAAGAATTGGAGCAGCGGCTACATGCCGGCGACCTATGCGGGAACCGTCTTCCGCACCAAAGGTGCACCGATCTTGAATCTGGATCGCCCCAAAGGCATGTCGCAAGACGTGCAACGCGAGTTGATCGATTCGATCCAAACTGCCAACCAACGGCATATGGAAACCCGCAGCGACAACGATGATTTGGCATCTCGGATCGCCAGCTATGAACTCGCCTATAAAATGCAATCGGCTGCCCCCGAAGCCGTCGACTTGTCGACCGAAGACCAGCGGACGCTGTCGATGTACGGGATCGATCGCGAAGAGACCAACGACTTCGGCACCCGTTGTCTGATCGCCCGTCGTCTGGTCGATCGCGGTGTTCGCTTCGTCCAACTCTACAGCGGCGGGGCACACAACGACGACAACTGGGACGCCCACGGCGACTTGGAACTGAACCACAATCGACACGCCGGACGAACCGACCTGCCGATCGCGGCGCTGTTGACCGACTTGAAACAACGCGGAATGTTGGACGAAACACTGGTGGTTTGGGGCGGCGAATTCGGCCGCCAGCCGACCGCCGAATACGCCAAAGGCTCTGGACGCGACCACAATTCGTTCGGGTTCACGATGTGGATGGCCGGCGGCGGCATCAAGGGCGGCATGTCGTTCGGGACCACCGACGAACTCGGCTCGGCCGCCGTCGAAAACCCGCTGCACGTCAAGAACATGCACGCGACCGTGTTGCACCTGATGGGACTGGACCCCAACCATCTGTCGTACTTCTACGGCGGACTGGAACAAAAACTGGTCGGCGTCGAACCCGTCGATCCCATCCACGAAATCATCGCCTGA
- a CDS encoding sulfatase family protein, giving the protein MKLLPLLGLLAMFFAGSTHAAAPPNVLVILADDCTYNDLPMYGGENAKTPNLDRLASQGLTFNRAFLSEAMCQPCRAELYSGLYPMRNGCAWNHSASHSDIESMPQYLGAAGYRVGLAGKVHVLPRQAFPFESVGGFDKNCVRDPTQQHQIAPAAEFMSRSDDPFCLVVALVEPHVPWVMGDASAYPPKSIKLPPNIADTPETRRAFGAYLAEITYMDSQVGQLLDTLDATGKADNTLVLFSSEQGSQYPGNKWTNYNTGVHTALIARMPGIIQPGKRTDALVQYADVLPTLMDLAGIEHEAELFDGTSFADVLRGQTDQHRQYVYGVHNNVPEGPPYPIRSISDGRYHYIRNLQNQNLYIEKHLMGIKGNGKLNNIYWQTWVFESFDNEKALRLIQRYQLRPSEELFDLENDPYEMNNLAGSSGVAAIQTKLSGQLDAWLDQQADPGIEQDTVETHRAAKQGNHRFRPKR; this is encoded by the coding sequence ATGAAACTCCTCCCGCTGCTCGGCCTGCTCGCCATGTTCTTCGCGGGCTCCACCCATGCCGCCGCACCGCCCAACGTGTTGGTGATCTTGGCCGATGACTGCACCTACAACGATCTGCCGATGTATGGCGGGGAAAACGCCAAGACGCCGAACCTGGATCGCTTGGCCAGCCAGGGGCTGACGTTCAACCGGGCCTTCTTGTCCGAAGCCATGTGCCAACCGTGCCGTGCCGAACTCTATTCGGGTCTGTACCCGATGCGCAACGGTTGTGCTTGGAACCACTCGGCCAGCCACAGCGACATCGAAAGCATGCCCCAGTACCTGGGCGCGGCGGGGTATCGCGTCGGACTGGCCGGCAAGGTTCACGTCCTGCCACGCCAAGCGTTTCCGTTTGAATCGGTCGGCGGCTTCGACAAAAACTGCGTCCGCGACCCCACGCAGCAGCACCAGATCGCCCCGGCCGCTGAATTCATGTCGCGAAGCGACGACCCGTTTTGTCTGGTCGTCGCACTCGTCGAGCCCCACGTGCCCTGGGTGATGGGGGACGCCAGCGCCTACCCGCCCAAATCGATCAAGCTGCCGCCGAACATCGCCGACACGCCGGAAACCCGCCGCGCCTTCGGAGCCTACCTGGCGGAAATCACCTACATGGATTCCCAAGTCGGCCAATTGCTCGACACGCTCGATGCGACCGGCAAGGCCGATAACACGCTGGTGCTGTTTTCGTCCGAGCAAGGGTCGCAGTACCCGGGCAACAAATGGACCAATTACAACACGGGCGTCCACACCGCGCTGATCGCGCGAATGCCCGGCATCATCCAGCCAGGCAAGCGGACCGACGCCCTGGTTCAATACGCCGACGTCTTGCCGACGCTGATGGATTTGGCAGGCATCGAACACGAGGCGGAATTGTTCGACGGCACCAGCTTTGCCGATGTCCTGCGCGGTCAAACCGACCAGCATCGCCAGTACGTTTATGGCGTGCACAACAACGTCCCCGAAGGCCCCCCGTACCCGATCCGATCGATTAGTGACGGGCGATACCACTACATCCGCAACCTGCAGAATCAAAACCTGTACATCGAAAAACATTTGATGGGAATCAAAGGGAACGGAAAACTGAACAACATCTATTGGCAGACGTGGGTCTTTGAATCGTTCGATAACGAAAAAGCGTTGCGGCTGATCCAGCGTTATCAATTGCGTCCGTCGGAGGAATTGTTCGATTTGGAGAATGATCCCTACGAGATGAACAATCTGGCCGGCAGCTCCGGTGTCGCCGCGATCCAAACGAAGCTGAGTGGCCAGCTGGACGCTTGGCTTGACCAACAAGCCGATCCGGGAATCGAGCAAGACACGGTCGAAACCCACCGCGCCGCCAAGCAAGGCAACCACCGCTTTCGCCCCAAGCGGTAG